From Burkholderia pseudomultivorans, the proteins below share one genomic window:
- a CDS encoding LysR family transcriptional regulator gives MTSDLNWERYRTFLAVLTEGSLSSAARALGITQPTAGRHIAALEAAFGQTLFTRSPSGLLPTEAAVALRGHAEALRSAAAAFERAAASHGAGVRGVVRLSASDVIAVEVLPPVLTQLRRDHPGLVVELVPTDRIQDVLNREADIAVRMAPPAQDALVARRVGGIEVGLFARDDYLARHGMPATIDALAQHALIGFDTVTPFIRAATRMLPAWKRDAFALRTDSNLAQLAMIRAGYGIGFCQTGLAARDVRLVRVLPDALATVLETWVVMHEDLRTSPRCRVVFDALVEGLRAYIDGAAEPGNRSAATPDARAGDEPV, from the coding sequence ATGACCTCCGACCTGAACTGGGAGCGCTACCGGACCTTCCTCGCCGTGTTGACGGAAGGCTCGCTGTCCAGCGCGGCGCGCGCACTCGGCATCACGCAGCCGACGGCCGGCCGCCATATCGCCGCGCTCGAAGCCGCATTCGGCCAGACGCTGTTCACGCGCTCGCCGTCGGGCTTGCTGCCGACCGAGGCGGCCGTCGCGCTGCGCGGCCATGCCGAGGCGCTGCGCAGCGCGGCGGCCGCGTTCGAGCGCGCGGCCGCGAGCCATGGCGCGGGCGTGCGCGGCGTGGTGCGCCTGTCGGCGAGCGACGTGATCGCCGTCGAAGTGCTGCCGCCGGTACTGACGCAGCTGCGCCGCGACCATCCGGGGCTCGTCGTCGAGCTGGTGCCGACCGACCGCATCCAGGACGTGCTCAACCGTGAGGCCGACATCGCGGTGCGCATGGCGCCGCCCGCGCAGGACGCACTCGTCGCGCGCCGCGTCGGCGGGATCGAAGTGGGCTTGTTCGCGCGCGACGATTACCTCGCGCGGCACGGCATGCCGGCGACGATCGACGCGCTCGCGCAACACGCGCTGATCGGCTTCGATACGGTCACGCCGTTCATCCGCGCAGCGACGCGCATGCTGCCGGCGTGGAAGCGCGACGCATTCGCGCTGCGCACCGACAGCAATCTCGCGCAACTGGCGATGATCCGCGCCGGCTACGGCATCGGCTTTTGCCAGACCGGGCTCGCGGCACGCGATGTGCGCCTCGTGCGCGTGTTGCCGGACGCGCTGGCGACGGTGCTGGAAACCTGGGTCGTCATGCACGAGGACCTGCGCACGAGCCCGCGCTGCCGCGTCGTGTTCGATGCGCTCGTGGAAGGATTGCGCGCGTATATCGACGGCGCGGCCGAGCCGGGCAACCGCAGTGCGGCTACGCCCGACGCACGCGCCGGCGACGAACCGGTATAA
- a CDS encoding RidA family protein produces the protein MAQATNPPTVWAPFGAFSMATIQGDGRIVHLKGQLALGRDGRAVGPGDMRAQVKQTLENIRDVLAAMGGQMQDVISLVHYATDIDAFMQAGDIRATFFAEPYPVTTTVQVERLYRSDLMIEIAAIAEIPRARFRMPSPCA, from the coding sequence ATGGCACAGGCAACGAATCCACCGACAGTCTGGGCGCCGTTCGGCGCATTCTCGATGGCGACGATCCAGGGCGATGGCCGGATCGTCCATCTGAAAGGCCAGCTTGCGCTCGGCCGGGACGGACGCGCCGTCGGCCCCGGCGACATGCGCGCGCAGGTAAAACAGACGCTCGAAAACATTCGCGACGTGCTGGCCGCGATGGGCGGGCAAATGCAGGACGTAATCTCGCTCGTCCACTACGCGACCGATATCGACGCGTTCATGCAGGCCGGCGACATTCGCGCGACATTCTTTGCTGAACCTTATCCGGTCACGACGACTGTCCAGGTCGAACGCCTGTATCGCAGCGACCTGATGATCGAGATCGCCGCGATCGCGGAAATTCCGCGTGCACGCTTCCGGATGCCCTCGCCTTGCGCTTGA
- a CDS encoding NAD-dependent epimerase/dehydratase family protein translates to MMTDAAGTKRQALVLGASGGIGGEVARQLRDAGWQVRALKRGLDADAVERDGIAWLRGDALDRDAVVRAARGCSVIVHAVNPPRYRNWPTLVLPMIDNTIAAAAAAQATVVLPGTVYNYGADAFPVLREDAPQHPRTRKGAIRVELERRLQAAGAQGVRTIVVRAGDFFGPRAGNNWFSLGLVKPGRPLSAVSLPGRRGIGHQWSYLPDVACAMVALIERRDTLEPFARFHLGGHWDADGTQLAQAVCRVAQRHGLRPVLRRFPWWLVWAASPFVATLRELLEMRYLWRVPIRMDNARVTAVLGREPLTPLDTAVEATLAGLGCLR, encoded by the coding sequence ATGATGACGGACGCAGCGGGAACGAAACGGCAGGCGCTGGTGCTCGGCGCGAGCGGCGGGATTGGTGGCGAGGTCGCGCGGCAGCTGCGCGACGCGGGCTGGCAGGTGCGCGCGCTGAAGCGGGGGCTCGATGCCGATGCCGTCGAGCGCGACGGCATCGCGTGGCTGCGCGGCGACGCGCTGGACCGCGACGCGGTCGTGCGGGCCGCGCGCGGTTGCAGCGTGATCGTGCACGCGGTGAACCCGCCGAGATACCGGAACTGGCCGACGCTGGTGCTGCCGATGATCGACAACACGATCGCGGCGGCGGCGGCCGCGCAGGCGACCGTCGTGCTGCCGGGGACGGTCTACAACTACGGCGCCGACGCGTTCCCGGTGCTGCGCGAGGATGCGCCGCAGCATCCCAGGACCCGCAAGGGCGCGATTCGCGTCGAGCTCGAGCGCCGGCTGCAGGCGGCGGGCGCGCAGGGCGTGCGCACGATCGTGGTGCGCGCGGGCGATTTCTTCGGGCCTCGGGCCGGCAACAACTGGTTTTCGCTGGGGCTCGTGAAGCCGGGGCGGCCGCTCTCGGCCGTCAGCCTGCCGGGGCGGCGCGGCATCGGTCATCAATGGTCGTACCTGCCGGACGTCGCGTGCGCGATGGTCGCGCTGATCGAGCGTCGCGACACGCTGGAGCCGTTCGCGCGCTTCCACCTCGGCGGGCACTGGGACGCGGACGGTACGCAGCTGGCGCAGGCCGTGTGCCGCGTCGCGCAGCGGCACGGGTTGCGCCCGGTGCTGCGGCGTTTTCCGTGGTGGCTCGTGTGGGCCGCGTCGCCGTTCGTGGCGACGCTGCGCGAATTGCTCGAGATGCGCTATCTGTGGCGCGTGCCGATCCGGATGGACAATGCGCGCGTGACTGCGGTGCTCGGCCGCGAGCCGTTGACGCCGCTCGATACGGCGGTCGAGGCGACGCTGGCGGGGCTCGGGTGTCTGCGGTGA
- a CDS encoding MFS transporter: MPDTMSTLAQPAAHAPRRVRNSRLATASMIGTSLEWYDFTIYNTLAALVFNHLFFPSVDPLAGTILAFSTYAVGYVSRPLGGFVFGNLGDRIGRRAVLMLTLVLMGVTTALMGALPTYATAGILSPILLVALRFVQGVALGGEWAGAVLLSVEHGDQKRRGLSASWTQVGPSFGTLLGTGCIALVTLSTTSENFLSWGWRLPFAASALLVVFGFWLRRGVDETPQFEQLAESHATADVPVAEVLKCHWRRLLIAGGARIGSDVLYALIVVFTLTYVTTVLHLSRPLALTAVMVGTACNALAVPLFGALSDRFGRRPVYLAGVITGIVWAFAFFVLLDSAHPGAIVAAVAIGLVIHAAMYGPQGAFVTEQFPTRVRYAGSSLAYTLAGIVGGGFAPLVIAALFRQTGTTTAVSLYVTASLVVTAIALVVARETAHRPLAD; encoded by the coding sequence ATGCCCGACACCATGAGCACCCTCGCCCAGCCCGCCGCCCACGCGCCCCGACGCGTCCGCAACAGCCGACTCGCGACCGCGAGCATGATCGGCACGTCGCTCGAGTGGTACGACTTCACGATCTACAACACGCTCGCCGCGCTCGTCTTCAACCATCTGTTCTTTCCGTCCGTCGATCCGCTGGCCGGCACGATCCTCGCGTTCTCGACCTATGCGGTCGGCTACGTGTCGCGCCCGCTTGGCGGCTTCGTGTTCGGCAATCTCGGCGACCGCATCGGCCGGCGCGCGGTGCTGATGCTCACGCTCGTGCTGATGGGCGTGACGACCGCGCTGATGGGCGCGCTGCCGACCTATGCGACGGCCGGCATCCTGAGCCCGATCCTGCTCGTCGCGCTGCGCTTCGTGCAGGGCGTCGCGCTCGGCGGCGAATGGGCCGGCGCGGTGCTGCTGTCGGTCGAGCACGGCGACCAGAAGCGGCGCGGGCTGTCCGCGTCGTGGACGCAGGTCGGTCCGTCGTTCGGCACGCTGCTCGGCACCGGCTGCATCGCGCTCGTCACGCTGTCGACCACGTCGGAGAACTTCCTGTCGTGGGGCTGGCGCCTGCCGTTCGCGGCCAGCGCGCTGCTCGTCGTGTTCGGCTTCTGGCTGCGGCGCGGCGTCGACGAAACGCCGCAGTTCGAGCAGCTCGCCGAATCGCACGCGACCGCCGACGTGCCCGTCGCCGAAGTGCTGAAGTGCCACTGGCGACGCCTGCTGATCGCGGGCGGCGCACGGATCGGCTCGGACGTGCTGTATGCGCTGATCGTCGTGTTCACGCTGACCTACGTCACGACCGTGCTGCACCTGTCGCGCCCGCTCGCGCTGACGGCGGTCATGGTCGGCACGGCCTGCAATGCGCTCGCGGTGCCGTTGTTCGGCGCGTTGTCGGATCGCTTCGGGCGCCGCCCCGTGTACCTTGCGGGCGTGATCACGGGCATCGTGTGGGCATTCGCGTTCTTCGTGCTGCTCGATTCCGCGCATCCGGGCGCGATCGTCGCGGCCGTCGCGATCGGCCTCGTGATCCATGCGGCGATGTACGGCCCGCAAGGGGCGTTCGTCACCGAGCAGTTCCCGACGCGCGTGCGCTACGCGGGCTCGTCGCTCGCCTATACGCTCGCCGGCATCGTCGGCGGCGGCTTCGCGCCGCTCGTGATCGCCGCGCTGTTCCGGCAGACCGGCACGACCACGGCCGTGTCGCTCTATGTCACCGCGTCGCTCGTCGTGACCGCGATCGCGCTCGTCGTCGCACGCGAAACCGCGCATCGGCCGCTGGCGGATTGA
- a CDS encoding neutral zinc metallopeptidase, whose translation MRLDDERESVNVEDRRGAGGFGGGRATIGIGTIVVALAASYFFGIDPRVVLEGASALQGRQQQAQPAPAQRQGEPATDSGAVFTRKVLGNIERTWTSIFTSQLHAQYAPPKLVMFTNSTPTACGTGQTAMGPFYCPADRKVYIDLGFYDELRKRFGAGGDFAQAYVIAHEVGHHVQNLLGISDKVDAARRHASQARSNALSVRMELQADCFAGVWANNAQRANQRLIEPGDFEQGLKAAAAIGDDRLQQQGQGYVVPESFTHGTSDQRVYWLRRGMESGELSACDTFAANAR comes from the coding sequence ATGAGGCTGGACGACGAAAGAGAAAGCGTGAACGTCGAGGATCGCCGCGGCGCCGGCGGCTTCGGCGGCGGTCGGGCGACGATCGGCATCGGCACGATCGTGGTCGCGCTGGCCGCGTCGTATTTCTTCGGGATCGACCCGCGCGTGGTGCTCGAAGGCGCATCGGCGCTGCAGGGCCGGCAGCAGCAGGCGCAGCCGGCGCCCGCGCAGCGCCAGGGCGAACCCGCAACCGATTCCGGCGCGGTCTTCACGCGCAAGGTGCTCGGCAACATCGAGCGCACCTGGACGAGCATCTTCACGTCCCAGCTGCATGCGCAATACGCACCGCCGAAGCTCGTGATGTTCACGAACTCGACGCCGACCGCATGCGGCACGGGGCAGACCGCGATGGGCCCGTTCTACTGTCCGGCCGACCGCAAGGTGTACATCGATCTCGGCTTCTACGACGAACTGCGCAAGCGCTTCGGCGCCGGCGGCGATTTCGCGCAGGCCTACGTGATCGCGCACGAGGTCGGCCACCACGTGCAGAACCTGCTCGGCATCTCCGACAAGGTCGACGCGGCGCGCCGGCACGCGAGCCAGGCGCGCTCGAACGCGCTGTCGGTGCGGATGGAACTGCAGGCCGACTGTTTCGCGGGCGTATGGGCGAACAACGCGCAGCGCGCGAACCAGCGGCTGATCGAGCCGGGCGACTTCGAGCAGGGCCTGAAGGCGGCCGCGGCGATCGGCGACGATCGCCTGCAGCAGCAGGGGCAGGGCTATGTCGTGCCGGAAAGCTTCACGCACGGCACCAGCGACCAGCGCGTGTACTGGCTGCGGCGCGGGATGGAGTCGGGCGAACTGAGCGCCTGCGACACGTTTGCCGCGAACGCGCGCTGA
- a CDS encoding LysR family transcriptional regulator has protein sequence MRGFDLDQLRTFAAVADAGSLTAAAPLLHLSQSTVSEQVRKLEMRAGVPLFVRSKRGVEPTPAGSRLLQHARRIVALNEAAFDEVRGQAIKGELRVAITDYYRTHEVAGMLARLRECYPQLSLHVSAMKSADIEAAHAKGQIDLGVVMNLSSGPFRPASGDARWVLRREPLSWVASPAMAELLPEPLPLVLLPDDCMMHQIAVRSLDEQRVPYVLVHSASGVAGLQSMLAAGLGVGCLCASAIGDGLVRLGAKYRLPALPDAVFSLTPPMPGERETVAQAREVLSRQLLM, from the coding sequence ATGCGCGGTTTCGACCTGGATCAGTTGCGGACTTTCGCGGCGGTCGCGGACGCGGGCAGCCTGACGGCGGCCGCGCCGCTGCTGCACCTGTCGCAGTCGACGGTCAGCGAGCAGGTGCGCAAGCTCGAGATGCGGGCGGGCGTGCCGCTGTTCGTGCGCAGCAAGCGCGGCGTCGAGCCGACGCCGGCCGGCTCGCGGCTGCTGCAGCACGCGCGGCGCATCGTCGCGCTGAACGAGGCGGCGTTCGACGAAGTGCGCGGGCAGGCGATCAAGGGCGAGCTGCGCGTCGCGATCACCGACTACTACCGGACGCACGAAGTCGCGGGCATGCTGGCGCGGCTGCGCGAGTGCTATCCGCAGTTGAGCCTGCACGTCAGCGCGATGAAGAGCGCGGACATCGAGGCCGCGCATGCGAAAGGGCAGATCGATCTCGGCGTCGTGATGAACCTGTCGAGCGGGCCGTTCCGGCCGGCGTCGGGCGACGCGCGCTGGGTGCTGCGGCGCGAGCCGCTGTCGTGGGTCGCGTCGCCCGCGATGGCCGAGCTGTTGCCGGAGCCGCTGCCGCTCGTGCTGCTGCCGGACGACTGCATGATGCATCAGATCGCGGTGCGCTCGCTCGACGAGCAGCGCGTCCCGTATGTGCTCGTGCACAGCGCGTCGGGCGTCGCGGGGCTGCAGTCGATGCTCGCGGCGGGGCTCGGCGTCGGCTGTCTGTGCGCGTCGGCGATCGGCGACGGGCTCGTGCGGCTCGGCGCGAAATACCGGCTGCCGGCGCTGCCCGACGCGGTATTTTCGTTGACGCCGCCGATGCCGGGCGAGCGTGAAACCGTCGCGCAGGCGCGCGAGGTGCTGTCGCGGCAATTGCTGATGTGA
- a CDS encoding LysR family transcriptional regulator: MNIRFLETFVWLAKLENFRLTAEKLHTTQAAVSSRIASLEEAFDVRLFDRNTRSATLTPAGRRMLAYAERIVRLDGEMRRDIDAASDAGLIRIGVIESIVHSWFPALMAQLRERYPRLDVEITSDTTLNLIRLLGTDSVDLILQTDAVPGPDVTNLPLCEFPVRWVASPRLGLAGERLDVARLAEFPIVSFSRHSGPHATIERLFAAVERPASINCITSVAAMIRLVADGFGVAALPPAIIGRELREGALELLDVAPEFPTLPLVASYRTQGQPVAARIAELASEIARAMPASSDNATTAARPPRATAGASSERAPKAKAAATTKRTTRPTPPAAPAGRRTRRS; the protein is encoded by the coding sequence ATGAACATCCGGTTTCTTGAAACCTTCGTCTGGCTCGCGAAGCTGGAAAACTTCCGGCTCACGGCCGAAAAGCTGCATACGACGCAAGCCGCCGTATCGAGCCGCATCGCATCGCTCGAAGAAGCGTTTGACGTGCGCCTGTTCGACCGCAACACGCGCTCGGCCACGCTCACGCCCGCGGGCCGGCGCATGCTCGCATATGCGGAACGGATCGTGCGGCTCGACGGCGAGATGCGCCGCGACATCGACGCGGCGAGCGACGCCGGCCTGATCCGGATCGGCGTGATCGAATCGATCGTGCACAGCTGGTTCCCGGCGCTGATGGCGCAGCTGCGCGAGCGCTATCCACGCCTCGACGTCGAGATCACGAGCGACACGACGCTGAACCTGATCCGCCTGCTCGGCACCGACAGCGTCGACCTGATCCTGCAGACCGACGCCGTGCCCGGCCCCGACGTCACGAACCTGCCGCTGTGCGAATTCCCGGTGCGCTGGGTCGCGAGCCCGCGCCTCGGGCTTGCCGGCGAACGGCTCGACGTCGCGCGCCTCGCCGAATTCCCGATCGTCAGCTTCTCGCGCCATTCGGGACCGCACGCGACGATCGAGCGCCTGTTCGCGGCCGTCGAACGGCCGGCCAGCATCAACTGCATCACGTCGGTCGCCGCGATGATCCGCCTCGTCGCCGACGGCTTCGGCGTGGCCGCGCTGCCGCCCGCGATCATCGGCCGCGAACTGCGGGAAGGCGCGCTCGAACTGCTCGACGTCGCGCCCGAATTCCCGACGCTGCCGCTCGTCGCGTCGTATCGCACGCAGGGCCAGCCGGTCGCCGCGCGCATCGCGGAACTCGCGAGCGAGATCGCGCGCGCGATGCCGGCTTCGTCGGACAACGCGACGACAGCCGCCAGGCCGCCCCGCGCCACCGCCGGCGCATCGTCCGAACGTGCACCGAAGGCGAAAGCCGCTGCAACCACCAAGCGCACAACCCGGCCAACCCCGCCCGCGGCTCCCGCCGGGCGCCGCACGCGCCGCTCATAA
- a CDS encoding DUF2848 domain-containing protein: MQALSFNVIPLHGAPAAVDVEIERVVIAGWAGRDPHAIRTHIDELAALGVAPPSTTPCFYRVAPALLTQAASIGVLGARSGGEIECVLVDSPAGTLVTVGSDHTDREVEAYGVAVSKQVCAKPLGRDAWRYADVAAHWDAIEMRAWLVSRDGERVAYQHGAVSGLLAPETLWQRFDDRSALPARCAMYGGTVAVHGAIAAMTDGDAFEMELHDPVLGRSLRHRYAVEVLPVVA; the protein is encoded by the coding sequence ATGCAAGCCCTGTCGTTCAATGTGATTCCCCTGCACGGTGCGCCGGCCGCCGTCGACGTCGAGATCGAGCGCGTCGTCATCGCCGGCTGGGCCGGACGCGACCCGCACGCGATCCGCACGCATATCGACGAACTCGCGGCGCTCGGCGTCGCGCCGCCGTCGACCACGCCCTGCTTCTATCGCGTCGCGCCTGCGCTGCTCACGCAGGCGGCGTCGATCGGCGTGCTCGGCGCGCGATCGGGCGGCGAGATCGAATGCGTGCTGGTCGACAGCCCCGCCGGCACGCTCGTGACCGTCGGCTCCGACCACACCGATCGCGAAGTCGAAGCGTACGGCGTGGCCGTGTCGAAGCAGGTCTGCGCGAAGCCGCTCGGCCGCGACGCGTGGCGCTACGCGGACGTCGCCGCGCACTGGGATGCGATCGAGATGCGCGCGTGGCTGGTCTCGCGCGACGGCGAACGCGTCGCGTACCAGCACGGCGCGGTCAGCGGCCTGCTCGCGCCCGAAACGCTCTGGCAGCGCTTCGACGACCGCAGCGCATTGCCCGCGCGCTGCGCGATGTACGGCGGTACCGTCGCCGTGCATGGCGCGATCGCGGCGATGACGGACGGCGACGCGTTCGAGATGGAACTGCACGATCCGGTGCTCGGGCGCAGCCTGCGGCACCGGTATGCGGTCGAGGTGTTGCCGGTCGTGGCGTGA
- a CDS encoding SDR family NAD(P)-dependent oxidoreductase, with amino-acid sequence MTLAAPRTIAITGAGTGIGAACARRFARRGDRVVLIGRRRAPLDALAAETGGLALAGDAANTADWARFLPAVAERFGRIDALIACAGGHGLGRADETDDAQWRDAMHANLDTAFVSARACVPDLIAQRGSIVLVASIAALAAGPGVCGYTVGKHALLGLARSLARDYGPHGVRANVVCPGWVRTPMADAEMAPLMDRHGDTLDGAYARVSADVPLRRAADPDEIAAVCAFLASPDASFVTGATLVADGGAMVVDVPTLAFDRL; translated from the coding sequence ATGACCCTTGCAGCCCCCCGTACGATCGCGATCACCGGCGCGGGCACCGGTATCGGCGCCGCATGCGCGCGCCGTTTTGCGCGTCGCGGCGACCGCGTCGTGCTGATCGGGCGCCGTCGCGCGCCGCTCGACGCGCTGGCGGCCGAGACGGGCGGCCTCGCGCTGGCGGGCGATGCCGCGAACACGGCGGACTGGGCCCGCTTCCTGCCGGCTGTCGCCGAGCGCTTCGGCCGCATCGATGCGCTGATCGCATGCGCAGGCGGCCACGGCCTCGGCCGCGCCGATGAAACCGACGACGCGCAGTGGCGCGACGCGATGCACGCGAACCTCGACACCGCGTTCGTCAGCGCGCGCGCCTGCGTGCCCGACCTGATCGCGCAGCGCGGCAGCATCGTGCTGGTCGCGTCGATTGCGGCGCTGGCGGCCGGCCCAGGCGTGTGCGGCTATACGGTCGGCAAGCATGCGCTGCTCGGGCTCGCGCGTTCGCTCGCGCGCGACTACGGGCCGCACGGCGTACGCGCGAATGTCGTCTGTCCGGGCTGGGTCCGCACGCCGATGGCCGACGCGGAAATGGCGCCGCTGATGGACCGCCACGGCGACACGCTCGACGGCGCGTACGCACGCGTGAGCGCCGACGTGCCGCTGCGCCGCGCGGCCGATCCGGACGAAATCGCGGCCGTCTGCGCGTTCCTCGCGTCGCCGGACGCGTCGTTCGTGACGGGGGCGACGCTGGTCGCCGACGGCGGCGCGATGGTCGTCGACGTGCCGACGCTGGCGTTCGACCGGCTCTGA
- a CDS encoding oxidoreductase-like domain-containing protein, whose product MPKPASPESSVDDPRPVPPPEPALEDCCNSGCSPCIFDLYDEALARYRVELAEWEARHAPRKPHK is encoded by the coding sequence GTGCCCAAGCCTGCCTCCCCGGAATCGTCGGTCGACGATCCGCGTCCTGTCCCGCCTCCGGAACCCGCGCTGGAAGACTGCTGCAACAGCGGCTGCTCGCCATGCATCTTCGATCTGTACGATGAAGCGCTGGCGCGCTATCGGGTCGAGCTGGCCGAATGGGAGGCGCGGCACGCGCCGCGCAAGCCGCACAAGTGA
- a CDS encoding MFS transporter, translating into MTDNLLAPRAPARPAAPAAPRSHHGWALVVLLVGAILPPLDYFIVNLALPAIRDGIGARPAELQLVVSAYACANAVVQITGGRLGDLYGRKRMFMIGMAGFVVASTLCGLAGSGAVLVGGRVLQGLFAAILAPQVLATIRSVFSPQEQVRVMGFYGFVFGLAAVIGQLGGGALIELHPFGLGWRAIFLVNLPIGVLALLGSWRFIPESRPPRGQRIDVPGTVLLSLFLLMLVYPLTHGRDAGWPLWMVACGVGALPMLGALLTVEARRLAGGRDPLLDVRLFRNPVVATGLGLAFLFYMLSAFFLSYGIYLQGCLNWSPLASGIAILPLGLGFLSSPLLMPRLVGRFGAYRVLTLGFAMLAAGVASAAVLAGEHAPDAGFYAGIAAIGIGQGLVLPSVVRIVLAEVDAPRAGVASGMVTAALQIGAAVGAATLGGLFFARLGAHPAAVDYVQGFRTSMFALTAILLACVALSAALGPMHRRLHAVA; encoded by the coding sequence ATGACGGACAACCTCCTCGCCCCCCGCGCGCCGGCCCGCCCGGCGGCCCCGGCAGCGCCGCGCAGCCATCACGGCTGGGCGCTCGTCGTCCTGCTCGTCGGCGCGATTCTGCCGCCGCTCGACTACTTCATTGTGAATCTCGCGCTGCCGGCCATTCGCGACGGCATCGGCGCGCGCCCGGCCGAGCTTCAGCTCGTCGTGTCGGCGTATGCGTGTGCCAACGCGGTCGTGCAGATCACCGGCGGCCGGCTCGGCGACCTGTACGGCCGCAAACGCATGTTCATGATCGGGATGGCCGGCTTCGTCGTCGCATCGACGCTGTGCGGGCTGGCCGGCAGCGGCGCGGTGCTGGTCGGCGGCCGCGTGCTGCAGGGCCTGTTCGCCGCGATCCTCGCGCCGCAGGTGCTCGCGACGATCCGCAGCGTCTTCAGTCCGCAGGAACAAGTGCGCGTGATGGGCTTCTACGGCTTCGTGTTCGGCCTCGCCGCCGTGATCGGCCAGCTCGGCGGCGGCGCGCTGATCGAGCTGCATCCGTTCGGGCTTGGCTGGCGCGCGATCTTTCTCGTCAATCTGCCGATCGGCGTGCTGGCGCTGCTCGGCAGCTGGCGCTTCATCCCGGAAAGCCGGCCGCCGCGCGGCCAGCGCATCGACGTGCCGGGCACCGTGCTGCTGTCGCTGTTCCTGCTGATGCTCGTCTATCCGCTCACGCACGGGCGCGACGCGGGCTGGCCGCTGTGGATGGTCGCCTGCGGGGTCGGCGCGCTGCCGATGCTCGGCGCGCTGCTGACGGTCGAGGCGCGCCGGCTCGCCGGCGGCCGCGACCCGCTGCTCGACGTGCGCCTGTTTCGCAATCCGGTGGTCGCGACCGGCCTCGGGCTCGCATTTCTGTTCTATATGCTGAGCGCGTTTTTCCTGAGCTACGGGATCTATCTGCAGGGCTGCCTGAACTGGTCGCCGCTCGCATCGGGCATCGCGATCCTGCCGCTCGGGCTCGGCTTCCTGTCGAGCCCGCTGCTGATGCCGCGCCTGGTCGGCCGGTTCGGCGCGTATCGCGTGCTGACGCTCGGCTTCGCGATGCTCGCGGCCGGCGTCGCGAGCGCCGCCGTGCTCGCGGGCGAGCACGCGCCTGACGCCGGCTTCTACGCGGGAATCGCGGCGATCGGCATCGGCCAGGGTCTCGTGCTGCCGTCGGTCGTGCGCATCGTGCTCGCCGAGGTCGATGCGCCGCGCGCGGGCGTCGCGTCCGGGATGGTCACGGCCGCGCTGCAGATCGGCGCGGCCGTCGGCGCGGCGACGCTCGGCGGCCTGTTCTTCGCGCGGCTCGGCGCGCACCCGGCCGCGGTCGACTACGTACAGGGATTCAGGACGTCGATGTTCGCGCTGACGGCGATCCTGCTCGCGTGCGTCGCGCTGTCGGCCGCGCTCGGACCGATGCACCGGCGCCTGCATGCGGTCGCATAA
- a CDS encoding DUF4286 family protein, with translation MTRLSLPHGQLCVWTDIDAAHEADFNAWYDREHMQERVAIPGFTHARRFRATDDGPRKYLALYVTDTLDVFHGDAYRRAFTQQTAWSLANFERMTGTQRRVGELTIEAGDGEGAQLALFVLPPDRIDVPRLRARFDAALREPGIHAARLFRTAPELSAPIGADAAARAAADALVLIEGSDAVATRRVAASLAGHDDVRTFELLWRAAAPLPAVRGDTEPSRAAAAQPA, from the coding sequence ATGACCCGCCTTTCCCTTCCGCACGGCCAGCTTTGCGTCTGGACGGATATCGATGCCGCGCACGAAGCGGACTTCAACGCGTGGTACGACCGCGAGCACATGCAGGAGCGCGTCGCGATTCCCGGCTTCACGCATGCGCGGCGGTTTCGCGCGACCGACGACGGCCCGCGCAAGTATCTCGCGCTGTACGTGACCGATACGCTCGACGTGTTCCATGGCGACGCGTACCGGCGCGCGTTCACCCAGCAGACCGCGTGGTCGCTCGCGAACTTCGAGCGGATGACGGGCACGCAGCGGCGCGTCGGCGAACTGACGATCGAAGCCGGCGACGGCGAAGGCGCTCAGCTCGCGCTGTTCGTGCTGCCGCCCGACCGGATCGACGTGCCGCGCCTGCGCGCGCGCTTCGACGCCGCGCTGCGCGAGCCGGGCATCCATGCCGCGCGCCTGTTCCGCACCGCACCCGAGTTGTCCGCGCCGATCGGCGCCGATGCGGCCGCGCGTGCCGCCGCCGACGCGCTGGTGCTGATCGAAGGCAGCGACGCCGTGGCCACGCGTCGGGTCGCGGCGTCGCTCGCCGGACACGACGACGTGCGCACCTTCGAGCTGCTGTGGCGCGCCGCCGCGCCGCTGCCGGCCGTGCGCGGCGACACCGAACCGAGCCGCGCCGCCGCCGCGCAGCCGGCCTGA